The genomic DNA TTCTGCTTAAGTCGGTCTTTcaattctctttctttggCCTTCAGTTGGGCCAACTGCCTCTCAATATCTCCTACAATAGTTAGTGAACTTGTTCTAATCAGTTGTCGTAACTCGTTGACAGGGAGATCATTATATTTACCTTCATCATCGCTCATGGTTTTCTAATCGTATAAGTTGATCAGCTTCATTAGATCCCATTAAATAAACTTGTGGAATTGTTTAAATGTAAACATTGATCTAAGATCTGATGTCGCGATTGACGCGCGTCTATTCAATTTACCTCAAATAGGAGGATATGCGGCTGGGACTCTCGCTTTCAAGTGCAATGAAAcaaatgataatatttAGTAAATTATAATAGGATGGGAATCTGGTAACATTTCTTGGAAAACTCTGTAAATAGGTGCTTTTCTAGAGAGAGTCCAGTGAAAATGTGGGACCCTGATCGGCATATTTCCGACACGGTTACAGGGAAATGTCCATATTAGGAAAATCTGATAACTGGATCAGATTAATCTGATAAGATTAGAGATATTTACGCCATTAAAGCAGGCCGTATTCTAGAAACAATAAATTGATTAAAATTAGATAGGACTGAACATAAAAgataaaatagaaataaaagataAATTGGCTGAATTAGACGTGTtaagcaccagaagtggcaACAGAGTGGTTCGCGGTTTGTTCAGGGGGCAGCTGTGCTGGCGCTGGGGCCATCAGATGGTACAGCGGACACCCCAGTAGGTGCTTTAGAGTTATCAGCTACTGCAGTTCCAGCATCAGGAGCAGGGTTAGCAGAAGTGGTGGTAGTAGGCTCAGTGGACTCAGTAGTAGAAGCAGTAAGGGATTTGACTAGACTCTGGTCTCTTGGTTTGAATTGTTTGACCCTGATAGTATTCAACgaatcaccaccaactccaccGTATGTTTTGGGAACCCAGTCACCAAGGTCTTCAGCAAGATCCTTGCCAGATGCCAGGACATGAAACTTGGAAGTCGTTTCTTTTGATAAAAATGGCTTCACAAATGCAAACACCCACGACATGATAGTCGGAACATTGACAAAATACTTAGCTTGTAGTGACTCAGGATAATGATCCTGCAGCAATTCGATAGTAGCTTTAGTAGCAGCTTTAGTACTACTATCTAGTCTGAAAAAGCTGACATCGAAGTAATCATGAACTTGAGTCATTGAGCTTTCACCAGCTTTACTGAAATTTAGGAGCGACACACCTTGTTCCATAAGACCAACTCTCCATCTTAAAAACGCATCTAAATTTCTAAATACAGCTTCTCTATTCTCCACAGCACCGTATAAGTTCCAGGTTGTAACTAAATTATCAGTTGAATTCTTCGGAACAGCCGATGTAACAATGCCCAGTTTTTCCAACTCAGGGCTGTGTTTTTCTAAAAACGCAGCAGATAACGGATTAAATTTCTTACGCCATTTTAACGATTTGACAAGTTGATTTGTAGACTCGGTAATTTCATAATTGTTGGCCTGCAAAAACTTTCGCAGCAACGTCTCGAGAATGATGACATTGTCGCCATCCGTAGCTTGATTTAGTTGT from Sugiyamaella lignohabitans strain CBS 10342 chromosome D, complete sequence includes the following:
- the SFH5 gene encoding Sfh5p (Non-classical phosphatidylinositol transfer protein (PITP); exhibits PI- but not PC-transfer activity; localizes to the peripheral endoplasmic reticulum, cytosol and microsomes; similar to Sec14p; partially relocalizes to the plasma membrane upon DNA replication stress; GO_component: GO:0071944 - cell periphery [Evidence IDA] [PMID 12869188]; GO_component: GO:0032541 - cortical endoplasmic reticulum [Evidence IDA] [PMID 16262726]; GO_component: GO:0005737 - cytoplasm [Evidence IEA,IEA]; GO_component: GO:0005737 - cytoplasm [Evidence IDA] [PMID 22842922]; GO_component: GO:0005829 - cytosol [Evidence IDA] [PMID 12869188]; GO_component: GO:0005829 - cytosol [Evidence IDA] [PMID 19477927]; GO_component: GO:0005783 - endoplasmic reticulum [Evidence IEA]; GO_component: GO:0005789 - endoplasmic reticulum membrane [Evidence IEA]; GO_component: GO:0043231 - intracellular membrane-bounded organelle [Evidence IEA]; GO_component: GO:0016020 - membrane [Evidence IEA]; GO_component: GO:0005634 - nucleus [Evidence IDA] [PMID 22842922]; GO_component: GO:0031090 - organelle membrane [Evidence IEA]; GO_component: GO:0005886 - plasma membrane [Evidence IDA] [PMID 19477927]; GO_function: GO:0008525 - phosphatidylcholine transporter activity [Evidence IDA] [PMID 10848624]; GO_function: GO:0008526 - phosphatidylinositol transporter activity [Evidence IDA] [PMID 10848624]; GO_process: GO:0043001 - Golgi to plasma membrane protein transport [Evidence IGI] [PMID 10848624]; GO_process: GO:0006869 - lipid transport [Evidence IEA]; GO_process: GO:0046488 - phosphatidylinositol metabolic process [Evidence IGI] [PMID 16262726]; GO_process: GO:0015914 - phospholipid transport [Evidence IDA] [PMID 10848624]; GO_process: GO:2000114 - regulation of establishment of cell polarity [Evidence IGI] [PMID 19477927]; GO_process: GO:0017157 - regulation of exocytosis [Evidence IGI] [PMID 19477927]; GO_process: GO:0006810 - transport [Evidence IEA]); this translates as MSKNEVEKQLAYEKFRSALPEILSSAGYSELYGYDLAQLNQATDGDNVIILETLLRKFLQANNYEITESTNQLVKSLKWRKKFNPLSAAFLEKHSPELEKLGIVTSAVPKNSTDNLVTTWNLYGAVENREAVFRNLDAFLRWRVGLMEQGVSLLNFSKAGESSMTQVHDYFDVSFFRLDSSTKAATKATIELLQDHYPESLQAKYFVNVPTIMSWVFAFVKPFLSKETTSKFHVLASGKDLAEDLGDWVPKTYGGVGGDSLNTIRVKQFKPRDQSLVKSLTASTTESTEPTTTTSANPAPDAGTAVADNSKAPTGVSAVPSDGPSASTAAP